The genome window TGACACTTGCGACAAATACAACATCGCAATGGCATTTACAGGCGTTCGCTTATTCCATCATTAAAAAGATTGTATATGAGTGAAATAGATGATATTATCGAAAGCGGAATGGTTTTCCGAGGTTCTTCGAAGCCCAAAACCGATGACGGCAAGGTGAAAACCAAAGCCAAGAAAAAGAAGTATATTACTGGTGCACATGGCTCTGGCAGTGCAAAGCAAAAGGCTAAGTACCGCCAGCAACGTGCCAACCGACACAAGTAAACAAAACAACGAACGTCCTCGTTTGTCCGTCCCTATCAAGGGAATCGGAGAAACGAGGGCGTTTGTTGTTGAGTTTATAACTATTTATTCGTAGCCATCTTCGAAGTCATCACCAGGATATTTCTTTAATAGACTTGCAAAGCGAGGGTTATAATGAGACAACATTGCTGACCGGAAGCCTGTTGCCATCGTACTATCAGAACTGTGTCCCTGCTTTAATTTCTTTAAGGACAAGTCAAGAGTTTCGTCAATAAAGTTATATGCCCACCGATTGTCATAAGCCATTACTGCCTCAAATAGATATTTGTTACGTGGCGGCATACTACATTCACTCTTGTAAATCTCATAGTCACGGATACGTTTCAGCAAAGGGATGAAATCCTCACAAGGCCAAACAGCAACTGCCAACAAAGCATTGTTTACTTCATTATCTTCCCCATAAAAAGATTCATTCCCGTTATCATAATGCGACAAAGCATTCAATAAGATTGCTTTATCTCCTTCTCTGCGAAAGGCTGCCAAAGCCTTAAGTGCCTGATAGGTTCGTTCTTTAAGAGCTATCTCCTTTATTCTTGCATAATAACTTTCCTTTGGAGGCAGTCTCAACAATAGTTTCTTTGTATATTGATACTTGGATAATCCCGCTGTAAAGAGTGCCAAAGAGTCATTACGCAAAGAATCCTCCCTGTTGGTGACGACCTTACCTTTGCACGACTGAATATTACGTAAAAACACACTACCCGTATGCTCTTCCCACCCGACATCGTCTGCACTGACATTAATCATTGTCGTATCTGCATAGTTTGACAACAATATCTGTTCTAAATGTGCATACTTTCTCCTTATTAAGGCGTCTGTGGCAGTGAGACGAACAACAGGAGAATATCGTCTGCCTGTGAACTCATAAAGCTCTTTGTCACTGCACAATGAATCCAGAAGAGGCTGAACAACAGGAAGTGCTATCGCAGCTTTGCATGTTTTGATATAAGCCGTATCAATATGGTCCAACAGACTATCAACGTTCAGATAATACCGCCTGCCTTTAGAAGTTGTCATTTCATAGTATGTTCCACTTCTATTCAACATAAAAAGAACTTTCTCTATCTGCCCCTGACGCTTATCTGCACAAGCAACCAGCAACATACACATTAAAAGGAAAAATAGGATTCTCTTCATACTGACAACTAATACTTTAGAACATCATAACCTCTACCTAAGACTGCAAAGGTAGTAAAACAATTATCAAAAACGTGTCTTTCAAGCCCTTTTCTTCACTTTAATACACTTCAATCAGGACGCATTAAATCACTGAAAAGGGTATCCCTTTCAAATTATTTTCATGAAAAAAAATATTTTTCTTCATGAAAGTAAATATTTATTTTCACGACAAAAAATATTTATTTACGTGAAAATAATTCCGTAATGACTATAAAATAGGTATTTATTTCAGGGCAATACCTGTGTAGATAGTGCCGAATCCTTCCTTTAGAATACGTGCAGAGAAGAAGTCGGAAGCATTGTCATAGGTACAGATAGCGGACTGAAGGATATTAGCAGACGGCACACCGAGTTCTTCTAATTGAAGTTGATTGCAAAGTGGAAGGTCAATATGCCACTTTTCATACATACGTGCGATACGCTCCATTGGGAAACCTGCAGCAGCAAAAGCATCATAGACTTCCTGCCCTACCTCAAAATTCTTTTGGGAAATACAAGGACCTACAACCGCCTTGAGTTCCTTTGGGTCGGTGCCATACAGTTTTGTCATCTTGCGAAGCATATGCTGAACGATACGCTTCACCGTACCACGCCAACCGGCATGGGCTGCACCAATGGCACGATGAACAGGGTCATAAAAAAGAACGGGAACACAATCAGCCGTATGAACACCGATGCAGACGTTACGACAATCGGTAACGACAGCATCCTTTCCTTCTTCCATCTCGTACTGCTCTGCAGCCGATAGTTGGAGAAAATCATCCGTCACGGTCAGACAATGCGTTTCATGTATCTGATGCAGACGGATAATCTTATCAGCCTCAACACCAATCTCAGCGGCTACAGCCTGTAAATTCTCTGCCACAGCAGAAGGTTCATCACCCCGATGAGGGTTGATATTCAGCGTAGCAAGCTGCCCCTTGCTGACACCGCCATGACGGGTAGTGCTAAAACTGACCACCTCGTCGGCAAGATTAAAGTAATGCAGAACTGGCTTAATCATCCGTATATTCAAAATCCTCGAGGTCATCCACCTCATCCAACTCGTCAATACCCACCTCTTCAACATCGTCAATATCAGCATCTTCAGCTGCTAATTCAGCAGCAAAACGTGTCATGTCCTTATCACGATGAACAAGGGTATCTTCAGCTATTATATCCTGTAACTTGTTGCTTTCAGCGTTCAGTTCCTTCCAAAGAACATCCTTCAGTTCGTCAATCCCCTGTCCTGTGACAGCTGAAATGAAGACAACAGGAAGGTCGGTTGGCAACGTCTCACGCAGCATCTCAATGAGTTCCTCGTCCAGCAGGTCGCATTTTGTGACCGCTAAGACACGATGCTTGTCGAGCATTTCCGGATTAAACTGCTGCAACTCATTCAGCAATATCTCATACTCACGCTTGATATCGTCTGTATCACCCGGTACCATAAAGAGCAGAAGGGAGTTACGCTCGATATGACGGAGGAAACGCAGGCCGAGTCCCTTACCTTCGCTGGCCCCCTCGATAATACCAGGAATATCAGCCATAACGAAACTCTGGTTGTCACGATAGCTGACAATGCCCAGCGATGGTTCCATCGTCGTAAAAGGATAGTTGGCAATCTTTGGTTTCGCACTTGAAAGAGAAGACAGCAAAGTAGACTTACCCACATTCGGGAAGCCCACCAGGCCGACATCGGCCAGCAGCTTCAATTCAAGGATAACGGTCATCTCCTGCATCGGCTCACCAGGCTGTGCATAGCGTGGAGCCTGATTGGTTGATGTACGGAACTGGAAGTTGCCCAATCCACCACGTCCACCTTTCAGCAACATCACCGTCTGTCCGTCGTGCATAACATCACAGACATACTTACCAGTCTCGGCATCGTAGACCACCGTACCACAAGGTACGTCGATATAAACATCCTTACCGTCCGTGCCATGACACTTGTCACGCCCGCCATTACCTCCGTGTTCCGCATAGATGTGACGCTGGAACTTCAGGTGCAATAGCGTCCAGTAATTATGGTTACCACGCAGATAAACACTTCCACCCTTACCACCATCGCCGCCATCAGGTCCGCCATTGGGGTTATATTTCACATGACGAAGGTGCATGGAACCTCTACCACCCTTACCGGAGCGGCAGTATATCTTTACATAATCAACAAAATTCGAATCAGCCATAGCAAATAATGGGTGTTAGGGGATGGGGTGAATAATAGTTTATATCAACATAAAAGACCTATCTTTCTTCAAGGTCTAAATAACAAAAAGCTGATAGGTTCTGGGAAGAAAAAGACACATCATGTATCCCTAAACACCCAACACCTATCAGCCAGATATATTAAATAGCGTCAATGACAGACTCAATACGTGCAAAGATTTCTTCTACTGTACCGAGACCTTCCACGTGGTGGTGAATCTTCTCACTCTCATACCAGTCAATCAATGGAGAAGTCTGGTTGTTGTAAACATTGAGACGCTTCTTGATAGTCTCCTCGTTATCATCAGAACGACCGCTCTGCTGACCACGGAGAAGCAGACGCTTCATCAATTCATCCTCTGGTACGAAAAGCTCAATCATAGCTGCTATGCTGTGACCTCGCTCAGCCAACATCTTCTTCAATGCCTCAGCTTGTGGGATAGTACGTGGGAAACCATCGAAGATAACACCCTTGTGTTCCTTGCCAAAGCCGTCGTACACGCTTGCAAGAATATCAATCATCAACTCATCAGGAATGAGCTGCCCATTGTCAATGTATCCTTTTGCAGTCTTTCCAAGTTCCGTACCATTCTTGATTTCATTACGAAGTACGTCCCCTGTAGAGATATGACCGAAGTCATACTTCTCAATCATCTTGTCGCTCTGAGTACCTTTGCCAGCACCTGGCGCACCGAAAATTACAATATTCTTCATTATTCTTGTACTAAAGTATAAATATCTCTCAAGTTGCGACCTTCCTGATCATAGTCGAGTCCATAGCCCACGATAAAATCATTCGGTATCTCAATTGCAGCATATTCTATGTTCAAAGGCACGGTGAGTTTGCCCGGCTTCAACAGCAAGGTTGTGATATGCAGGCCAGCAGGCTCACGTGTTCCGAGCGACTCGAGCATACGCATCATGGTTGCACCCGTATCAACAATGTCTTCAACAATGATAACCTCTCTTCCACGGATATCCTCATTCAGCCCGATAATCTCCTTAATGGTTCCTGTTGAAGTAGTACCCTGATAAGAAGCTAACTTCACAAAGGAAATCTCACACGGTATGTTGATATTCTTCATCAAGTCCGAGGCATACATGAACGAGCCATTCAGCACCGCAAGAAAGAGCGGAGTCTTTCCTTCGAAATCCTTGTTTATGCGGTCTGCGACCAGCTTCACTCTCTCCAGAATCTTGGCTTCAGGAATAGAAATATCAAACGTTTTGTCCTTAATTGTTACTCGACTCATGCTTCTTTATTTATAATTTAGCGCAAAATTACGAAAATAATACCAAACTATCCCATACGATTAGCATTTATTTTGTAAATTTGCCATCGATATGAAGATATTTACAAGTGCCCAGATTCACGAACTGGACAGATACACTATAGAACACGAACCCATCAAGTCGGTTGACCTGATGGAACGTGCAGCAAAAGCCATTACCCGTGCTATCACCGAGGAGTGGACCACGCATACGCCAGTTGTTGTCTTTGCCGGACCCGGCAACAATGGCGGTGACGCCCTTGCCGTGGCACGTCTGCTGATAAACGAAGGCTATAAGGTAAGTACCTTCCTCTTCAACATCACCAATCATCTCTCTGATGACTGCGTGACGAACCGTCAGCGACTGCTTGAAGGAAAGCACGCAAAGGACTTCACGGAGATTACTGCTAAGTTTGACCCACCCGAACTGACTGCTGACACACTGGTCATTGACGGGCTTTTTGGCTCTGGACTCAACAAGCCATTGGCCGGCGGCTTTGCTTCATTAGTGAAGTATATCAATCAAAGTCCGGCAAAGGTTGTGAGTATTGATGTCCCATCTGGTCTGATGGCTGAGGATAACACGTATAACGTACGTGCTAATATTATCCATGCAACGCTCACACTGACACTCCACGAGAAAAAGCTCTCTTTCCTCTTCAGCGATGCACAGCAGTTCATAGGTAGAGTTAAGGTGCTGGATATTCGCCTGAGTCAGGAGTATATTCAGAAAACCGAGGCACAATATTACGTATTGGAAGAGAGTGACATCCGCTCACGTCTGCTTCATCGGGACGACTTCGCACACAAAGGAGACATGGGAAATGCCCTTGTCATTGCCGGCAGTTACGGCATGTCGGGAGCTGCTATCCTTACAACACGTGCCTGTTTGCGCAGCGGTGTGGGTAAGGTAACAGTGCATACACCGAAGAAGAACTATGACATCATGCAGGTTTCCGTACCAGAAGCTATCCTACAGATGGACCATGAGGAGACTGCTTTCACTGAAGCAGTTGATACTGACGACTTCGATGCACTGGCTATAGGTCCGGGACTGGGCAGACAAGAGCCAACAGCGATTGCAATGATTGCCCAGATAAGACGTGCACAATGCCCTATCATTGCCGATGCTGATGCCTTGAACATTCTTGCAAGCCATCGTGCGTGGATGCAGCAACTGCCAAAGGGCATCATAATGACACCTCACGCTAAGGAGCTCGACCGCCTTACAGGTTCACCTGCCAATGCCGACTTCGAACGTCTGCACCGAACAAGGGAACTGGCAAGGTCATTGCAGGCTTATATCATCCTAAAGGGGCATAACAGCGCACTCTGTCTGCCAAACGGAAATGTTATCTTCAACTCTACAGGCAACAGCGGTATGGCGACAGCTGGTAGTGGCGATGTACTCACAGGTATCATCACAGCATTGCTTGCACGCGGCTACCACCAGCAGAACGCATGTATGGCAGGCATGTATCTCCACGGTCTTGCAGGCGATTTAGCAGCAAAAGACCTTGGCAAGGAAAGCCTTGTTGCAGGAGACATCATCAACTATCTCCCTAAAGCCTTCATGCTTCTGGACGACTAAAACGGACACAAACGGTTCTTTTTAGAGAGTAGTAACATCAAAATTAATATAACTCCATGTTCCTCAAATACGTAAAGAAACCCCTCAAATGACAATAGAGGTCATAGAAGAAATAGGCTATAGCCTCATATTGGTAACACAAACATGGAAAATAGTATATAATGAATTATATTTCCACGAATTGAGGAAGTATCAAAAGTCTGTAACAAATATCATTTATAGTATTTGAAATAATAAATGTTATTTTAAAGTTAGGGGTAATTCAAAATTTGCAAACAAACATAAGAATACAAGATTCGAACTACAGTTTAAAATTATTTGGAGTACATCCCCCAACTCAAATTGGAAAGTTTATATTCACAGAAAAGATACACGTAGCTATGTCAGATGGTATGCAAGAGAAATACATTTTGACTTATTTGACATAGACTTACAAGAAAAAACTGGCAGCGATGGAAACATCTTACAATATCCAGTTGCTCATGAGTTTGGTCATACAATAGGGCTTGTCAAATTCAGTCGTCCTCTTCTTTCTTTTAATCCCAATTATCCATGGGAAACTCTGCATGCTGATGAATATAAAACAAATTCGTCAAAAGAAAATAAGTTCCGTCTTCCATTTATAAATGACAGACGAAGCATTATGAATATAGGCAATGAGCTACGAGAACGCCATATGGATTATATCCTCCAAGAATTAAACACTCTACTACTTGGTACAGAATTTTATATCAGCACTTTACTAAAATAAACATATGAAAAAACTTTATTCTCTTCTTATAGTATTATGCCTTATGGGCTGCTCTAATCAAAATAAAGAACAAAAAAAAGTTCCCAAAAGCTATCTACCTTCAGAACTTGATTCCATGTATAGTTTTTATGATAAAAGCCAATTTATCATCACAGAGCAACATAATGAATTTACGGAGCCCGTTGCAAAACTATTTTCAAAAGAGGAGCGTAAGAAGAGAAAACATAAAGTCTGGGAATACACTTGGAAGATATCAGCTGACAGCATGCTAACTGTATGGTATATAAAAAAAGGGGAGAAACTATACCCCATACAACACTATTACTATCCTTCTGATGCTTATTTTTAACAAAGTATCATTTCATGATATGATATAAACATATCATAAATGTCCATTTAGAACAAATGAAACACTCTGAAAACCCTTTAACAACGGCAAATGTTCTGGATATTCAAATAGAACTTCTTAGTTTTTCTGAATAAGCCAATATCTTTCAATCTATATATAAATGAAGCGGCAGCTCTCCAAAGGAAAGCTGCCGCTGACGTTTTATCTGGTCAAGCCGACCTCAACAAATGATTAGTCGAGGTTAGCAAGCTTGTTCTCAGAACCAAGAACGTCTGTGATCTTGTGCTTGTAAAGATCCTCCATGTACTCACGAGCCTTACCACAGTACTGACGTGGATCGAAGTACTCTGGGTGCTCATCGAATGTCTGGCGAACACCTGCGGTGAATGCAAGACGAGAGTCAGAGTCGATGTTAATTTTACAAACAGCACTCTTAGCTGCCTTACGAAGCTGCTCCTCTGGGATACCAACAGCGTTTGGCATCTTACCACCATGCTCGTTGATGATGTCAACATACTCCTGAGGAACTGAAGAAGAACCGTGGAGAACGATTGGGAAGCCTGGGAGCTGCTTCTCGATAGCTGCAAGAACATCGAATGCCAATGGAGGAGGAACAAGACGACCAGTCTTTGGGTCACGTGTACACTGCTCTGGAGTGAACTTGTAAGCACCGTGAGAAGTACCGATAGAGATAGCCAATGAGTCGCAACCTGTACGAGTAGCGAAATCAACAACCTCCTCTGGCTTTGTATAGTGAGAAACCTCAGCTACAACGTCATCCTCAACACCAGCAAGTACACCAAGCTCAGCCTCAACAGTTACGTCGAACTGATGAGCATACTCAACAACCTTCTTTGTGAGTGCGATATTCTCCTCGTAAGGAAGAGCAGAACCGTCAATCATTACAGAAGAGAAACCGAAGTCTACACAGCTCTTGCAAGTCTCGAAGCTGTCACCGTGGTCAAGGTGAAGTGCAATCTCAGGATGGTTGCAACCCAACTCCTTTGCATACTCTACTGCACCCTCTGCGAGGTAACGGAGAAGAGTCTGGTTAGCATACTTGCGTGCACCCTTAGATACCTGAAGGATAACAGGTGACTTCAAATCAGAAGAAGCCTTGATGATAGCCTGAAGCTGCTCGAGGTTATTGAAGTTGAATGCTGGGATAGCGTAACCGCCGTCAATTGCTCTCTTGAACATATCGCGTGTGTTCACGAGACCTAATTTCTTGTAATCTACTGCCATAATTTCTATTATGTTTTAAAATTAATAAATCAATACCTATTTACATCTGCAAATGTACGGTTTTATTTTCTGATAGCCAAAACATGATACACATTTAATGACCACAAAGTGTTAAAATCCGTAATAACCAGCAATAGCATTCAAGAAACAGGAATGTAATCCTTGGAGGAATTGAGCCGATAGGACTAAGTGAGCTTATTAGGCTAATTAGCCAAATAAGCCCTACAAGCCTAACAAAGCAAATAAGCCTTATTGGATTAATCAGCCCAACACTCTCATCCAATTACTTTTCAGCAGGCTCGACAACACGCCAAAGGACAGCAGCAAGTGCACCACCCACCAATGGACCTACGATGAAGATCCACAGATTACTCAATGCCGCAACAGGACCGCCGGCAAACTGTGCGAAGACAGCAGGACCGAAAGAACGTGCTGGATTAACGGATGTACCTGTGTAACGGATGCAAGCAAGGTGTACAAGGATAAGTGACAAGCCGATTGCCAGACCTGCAAAATTGTTTGTTGCACCGTTAGTCTTTGAGGTTGCACCCAACACAACGAGTACAAACACACAAGTAAAAATAATCTCAGCCAGCAGACCACCTGCTACACTGATGCCATCCTGCAAACCATTGGCACCCAGACCGGCACCGGCTGTGGCAAAGCTGCTGTCAGAACTGGGAACAAGGAGGAACAATAACGCTGCACCGATCAAGCCGCCGAGGAACTGAAACACAACATACATAAGGCAATCCTTTGCACTCATACGACCGCTAAGGAACACGCCTAAGCTAATGGCAGGGTTGATATGGCAGCCGGATATACCACCAATAGCGTATGCCATTGCTACTACAGAAAGACCAAATGCCATTGCTGTACCAACTACTGCAGCCTGATTATTAACCGGGTCGCAACCCAAAGATACCGCTGCACCACAGCCCATAAGGACTAATATCATTGTGCCGATCATTTCGGCTAAATACTTCTTCATAACTCTCTACAATTAAGTTAATTTTATTCTACATTTAATCAAATGCCTTTAAACGGGTTAATTCTTCATAAGAACGCAAGCGTTAACGATTTATTATACCAGTCCGATACTTTTTGAAATAATCGTTTTATATCTGACAAACAGACCCTTAATCAGCAAAAAACACTACCTTTGCAGAAAACAATCAGTACTCAGCAAAAAGAAACTGTACCAAAAGCTGAGATTACAATAAGGAAAAAGAACAGAAAACAACATGAAGTACAAGATGATTGTGCTGGATTTGGACGGCACTCTGACAAATAACAAGAAGGTTATCACCCCTCGCACAAAACAAGCTCTTATGCAGGCACAGGCAGCTGGAGTGCATGTCGTACTGGCGTCTGGGCGTCCTACTTATGGAATTATCCCTTTAGCAAAAGAATTGGAACTAAAAGAAAACGGAGGTTTCATCCTCGCCTTCAACGGAGGAAAGATAATCGACTGCGCTAACAACAAGGTTATTTTTGAACAGAAACTGGATGAACAGCTCGTCCCATTGCTCTACGAAGAAGCTGTGAAAGCTGGAATGGAAATACTGACTTACCAAGGAGAGGGCATTGCTGCTACCAACAAGGACGACAAGTATGTACAGGAGGAGGCGTTCATCAACAAGATGCCCGTCATGCAATATGACGATTTCCTCAACCAGTTGGTCTACCCTATTAACAAGTGTCTGATTGTCGGCAATCCCACTCCACTCCATGAACTGGAATTACGATTAGCAAAAGAACTGGAAGGAAAGATGGAAGTGTATCGCTCTGCCGATTTCTTCCTTGAGTGTGTACCGCTCGGCATCGACAAGGCACGCTCCCTTGACCGACTTATCGCTTCACTCGGCATTCGCCGGGAAGGGATTATAGCCTGTGGAGACGGCTATAACGACCTCAGTATGATTCGCTTTGCAGGGCTCGGCGTTGCCATGGCAAATGCAGCTGAAGACATCCAAAGCGAGGCTGATTTCGTTACATCATCGAATGAAGAAGATGGTGTGGCACACGTCGTCGAGCACTTTATTCTTTCCCCGGAGAATGTCGATTAAGCTCGTATTCAACTATCAATAACGAATTCTTTTCATGATGAGAAATATTTTTCTTCATGAACATAAATATTTTTTTTCGTGAAAAGAAATATTTTTTTTCATGAAAAGAATTCGGCAACAACCCAAATCAAACCTTTCCGAACAATCATTTTGGACTACCATTTTCCATCATAAGACGTCTTAGAAACAACATAGTCGCCTGTAAACGTTCTATCATATCACCCATTACTCCAAGCCACCCTTTCTGGTATGGCTTGGGCTCAAGATACCTTTCAACAAGAACGTAGCATTCTGATTACGTGCTACTCCCTCCGTAATCTTATAAGAATAAGTGATATTCTCGCCTAACTCTATCTCGAAGCAATAGTTATGGAAACGCCCTGTGTATTCCTCTTCCATCTTTGAAAGCTCAAGGTCATGGGTAGCAATAACGCCCGTTACATTGCGCTCAGCGATATACTGTAGGAAAAGACGTGAGCCATTCAGCTTATCGAGTGAGTTTGTTCCCTTCAAAATCTCATCCAAAATAATCAGGCTTGGCACATCGTCACGCAACGAGCCTAACAGCTTCTTCAAACGAAGCAATTCTGCATTAAAGTAAGAGATACCATGCGTGAGGTCATCCGTAGTGCGCATACTCGTAAAAAGATGGAACACCGATACCTTCAACTGATTAGCAAAGACTGGCAAACCGTTCATAGCCAAGAGGTAATTGATGCCCAACGAGCGCAGGAAGGTACTCTTGCCTGCCATATTCGCACCCGTGATAATATAATACTCATGGTCGAGGATATTGAAGTCGTTTGCCACAGCCTGCTCGCCGAGGAAAGGATGATAAAGACCTTTCGCTTCATAAACCACCTTGTCATCCTCGATGATTTCAGCCTGTACAGCCTTGTCTTCATTCAAGCGATAGTTGCCCATTGACACCAGTGCATCAAAGAGATTCAAGGTGTCAACCCACTTGTTTGTACGCTGTTCATAAGCATGCTGCCAGCGCAGGAAGAGCCTTACGATGGTAACGTCTATCAAGGCAAAGCTGTTGAAAACGAACACACCTATCTCGTTACTCCTGTTATCAATCTTTTGTAGGATAAGTCCTAACTGTTCAAAAGATTCTACTGCGCCCGAAAGTTCTTCTTTCAAAGCCTGAAGTTCAGCCGACTTAAACTCAATGCTGTTAATCAACTTCAATACTTGCAAGTAGCCATCTACCTGTGTATGTACCTTTGCTATCAGCTCGGAAATAACACGCATGTGCTTATGCCCGCTAAGGAAGGAGAACATAAAGTTGAACATTCCCCACCACACGGGCAGCAAGGATGGAACCAATCCCATGATAGAAAGGACGATACTCACGTAGAAACCAAGCAGGTCAGCATAACAGAAATAACGAAACAGCGGACTGTGGAAGACCTTTGGGAAGGTCTGATGATGAACAGCTGTCAGTGCTTTCAACACCTCTTCCGTATTGATACGCTCCTTAACGCCCAAAGATTTGAACTCAGACAGGAATGTTTCCTCTTGTCCCAGTTCGTCAACAGCTTCCGTTCTCCGTCGAATCTGCCCGACAAGTTCTTCTCTCTTTGCACTTCCCCATTCCGTAGACAGACAGGCTGCCAAACGGTCACTGCCACCCGTTGAGATACTACGGTTCATCCTTTGGAACAGCGAACCTGTACCGAAGACATCCATATCGAAGGTATAGGAATGTTGCGGACAGACATATTGCTCGCCAGCTTCAAAGCCCGAGAAATTACCATGCTGATAGTCTATCTCATTCTGATAAACCTGCAGCAACGCTTCCCCGGCTTTTATCTTGCGGTCGTTCCGCACATCAAGACGCCGGATGTAAAGATATAAAAACAATGCAGCCAAGGCACAAAGAAGTGCCCAGGCTGCATTATCCAATAAGGTGTAGAGAACTACAAATCCTATTGCAAGTAAAAAAGAACCTATCTCCGTCAGGATAAAAGCCCGACTATGATTGCGGAGAGAGATGAGCATCCTGCCTGTCTCCTCTGCCTTCTGCTGATATAAAACAGTCAAATCTTTATTCATAACGCAAATAAGTAATAAACTGAAGCTGCATCAACGTGTTACAACTTCTTTACACACACGTCCGTCGCTGTACTTCACAATGTTGATACCCTTCTGTGGAGTCGTAATACGACGACCGTCAAGTGTGTAGCGTGCTGTTTCAACAACAGTCTCTTTTCCTTCTGAAACAGAAGAGATAGCAGTGGTATTGGCAGGAGAAATAGTGCACTTTGCTGCATTCTCAATTTGTCCTGTCTTGATGTTAATCAGCAATACACAGACTTTCAGCTTTGCC of Prevotella fusca JCM 17724 contains these proteins:
- a CDS encoding MutS-related protein, translating into MNKDLTVLYQQKAEETGRMLISLRNHSRAFILTEIGSFLLAIGFVVLYTLLDNAAWALLCALAALFLYLYIRRLDVRNDRKIKAGEALLQVYQNEIDYQHGNFSGFEAGEQYVCPQHSYTFDMDVFGTGSLFQRMNRSISTGGSDRLAACLSTEWGSAKREELVGQIRRRTEAVDELGQEETFLSEFKSLGVKERINTEEVLKALTAVHHQTFPKVFHSPLFRYFCYADLLGFYVSIVLSIMGLVPSLLPVWWGMFNFMFSFLSGHKHMRVISELIAKVHTQVDGYLQVLKLINSIEFKSAELQALKEELSGAVESFEQLGLILQKIDNRSNEIGVFVFNSFALIDVTIVRLFLRWQHAYEQRTNKWVDTLNLFDALVSMGNYRLNEDKAVQAEIIEDDKVVYEAKGLYHPFLGEQAVANDFNILDHEYYIITGANMAGKSTFLRSLGINYLLAMNGLPVFANQLKVSVFHLFTSMRTTDDLTHGISYFNAELLRLKKLLGSLRDDVPSLIILDEILKGTNSLDKLNGSRLFLQYIAERNVTGVIATHDLELSKMEEEYTGRFHNYCFEIELGENITYSYKITEGVARNQNATFLLKGILSPSHTRKGGLE
- a CDS encoding Cof-type HAD-IIB family hydrolase, with product MKYKMIVLDLDGTLTNNKKVITPRTKQALMQAQAAGVHVVLASGRPTYGIIPLAKELELKENGGFILAFNGGKIIDCANNKVIFEQKLDEQLVPLLYEEAVKAGMEILTYQGEGIAATNKDDKYVQEEAFINKMPVMQYDDFLNQLVYPINKCLIVGNPTPLHELELRLAKELEGKMEVYRSADFFLECVPLGIDKARSLDRLIASLGIRREGIIACGDGYNDLSMIRFAGLGVAMANAAEDIQSEADFVTSSNEEDGVAHVVEHFILSPENVD